The Thermotoga sp. Mc24 genome includes a window with the following:
- the atpD gene encoding F0F1 ATP synthase subunit beta, which produces MAKGSKGFIVSIMGPVVDVRFPEEELPDIYNALEVVNPQTGQKVVLEVEQLIGDGVVRTVAMDSTDGLTKGLEVVDTGAPITAPVGKEVLGRILNVIGEPVDEAGEIKTEERWPIHRPAPELVEQATEIEILETGIKVIDLLAPFPKGGKIGFFGGAGVGKTVLVMELIRNIAIEHKGFSVFAGVGERTREGNELWLEMQESGVLGNTVLVFGQMNEPPGARFRVALTALTIAEYFRDVEGRDVLLFIDNIFRFVQAGSEVSALLGRMPSAVGYQPTLATDMGELQERITSTRRGSITSVQAIYVPADDITDPAPATTFAHLDATVVLSRRIAELGLYPAVDPLDSSSKILDPAIVGREHYEVARGVQEVLQRYKDLQDIIAILGVEELSPEDKLVVHRARRIQRFLSQPFHVAERFTGRPGRYVPIEETIRGFKEILDGKLDDIPEQAFLMAGNIDEVKERAKEMRS; this is translated from the coding sequence ATGGCAAAGGGTTCAAAAGGATTCATTGTGAGTATTATGGGACCTGTTGTGGACGTGAGATTTCCTGAAGAGGAACTTCCGGATATATACAACGCCCTCGAGGTTGTAAATCCACAAACAGGACAGAAGGTAGTGCTTGAGGTGGAACAGCTCATCGGCGACGGAGTTGTTAGAACGGTCGCTATGGATTCAACGGATGGTTTAACCAAAGGTCTGGAAGTGGTGGATACAGGAGCTCCTATAACAGCACCTGTAGGGAAAGAAGTCCTTGGAAGGATCCTGAACGTGATAGGTGAACCTGTCGACGAAGCGGGAGAAATAAAAACCGAAGAAAGGTGGCCCATTCACAGGCCAGCCCCTGAGCTTGTAGAACAGGCCACGGAGATAGAAATCCTCGAGACCGGTATAAAGGTGATCGATCTTCTCGCTCCGTTCCCAAAGGGTGGAAAGATCGGTTTCTTCGGAGGAGCGGGTGTTGGAAAGACTGTGCTCGTTATGGAACTCATCAGAAATATCGCAATAGAACACAAGGGATTTTCAGTGTTCGCAGGTGTCGGGGAGAGAACAAGAGAAGGTAACGAACTCTGGCTCGAAATGCAGGAAAGCGGAGTTCTTGGAAACACCGTGCTTGTTTTCGGTCAGATGAACGAACCCCCGGGAGCAAGGTTCAGAGTGGCTCTCACTGCCCTCACCATCGCCGAGTACTTCAGAGACGTAGAAGGAAGAGACGTTCTTCTCTTCATAGACAACATATTCAGGTTTGTCCAAGCTGGAAGTGAAGTCTCGGCACTTCTTGGAAGGATGCCGTCTGCTGTGGGATACCAGCCCACACTCGCAACCGATATGGGAGAACTTCAGGAGAGAATCACTTCAACGAGGAGAGGCTCCATCACATCCGTTCAGGCCATATACGTTCCTGCAGACGACATAACCGACCCGGCACCGGCAACCACCTTCGCCCACCTGGATGCCACGGTGGTTCTATCTCGAAGAATAGCAGAACTTGGACTTTATCCAGCGGTTGATCCTCTCGATTCCTCCTCGAAAATTCTGGATCCAGCGATCGTTGGAAGAGAACACTACGAAGTGGCAAGAGGGGTTCAGGAAGTTCTTCAGAGATACAAAGACCTTCAGGACATCATTGCCATACTCGGTGTAGAGGAACTCTCTCCAGAAGACAAGCTCGTGGTTCACCGTGCCAGAAGAATTCAAAGGTTCCTCAGCCAGCCGTTCCACGTTGCAGAAAGGTTCACAGGGCGTCCTGGAAGATATGTACCCATCGAAGAAACAATTAGGGGATTCAAGGAGATTCTCGACGGAAAACTCGATGATATACCTGAACAAGCGTTCCTCATGGCTGGGAATATCGACGAAGTTAAAGAAAGAGCGAAAGAAATGAGGAGTTGA
- the atpG gene encoding ATP synthase F1 subunit gamma: protein MLQIKRKINATQSLMKITRAMEMVARAKVRKIEAEYQKFKPFYDEVKRLWSLIPAESLDPIFFEEGNRDLIVVITSDMGLCGSFNSEILREAERVISESRDPQLILVGLKAINHFKDRKVLKMYDRFYEIPDFRNGSTIVEDILSFLDGEPARVRVIFSRFKNVLVQKPEVHELLPIKKEEKKREDFEYEPHLEQIAPLIFHYYLSATLMELMFQTKIGEYYARQNAMKNATDNAQEVIRELTLAYNKARQASITQELIEIVTGAEALKEIEK from the coding sequence ATGTTACAGATAAAAAGAAAGATAAACGCAACACAATCACTGATGAAGATCACGCGCGCTATGGAGATGGTGGCGCGCGCGAAGGTGAGGAAAATAGAAGCAGAGTATCAAAAATTCAAGCCCTTCTACGATGAAGTGAAAAGATTGTGGTCTCTTATTCCAGCAGAATCTCTCGATCCGATCTTTTTTGAAGAAGGGAACAGAGACCTGATCGTGGTGATAACAAGCGATATGGGACTGTGTGGTTCCTTCAACAGTGAAATCTTGAGAGAGGCAGAAAGAGTGATCTCCGAATCCAGGGATCCACAACTCATACTCGTGGGCCTCAAAGCCATAAACCATTTCAAGGACAGAAAAGTGTTGAAAATGTACGACAGATTCTACGAAATACCCGACTTCAGAAACGGTTCTACGATCGTGGAAGATATTCTCAGCTTCCTCGATGGAGAACCCGCAAGGGTCAGAGTGATTTTCAGCCGCTTCAAAAACGTTCTTGTACAGAAGCCGGAAGTGCACGAACTTCTTCCCATCAAAAAGGAGGAAAAGAAGAGAGAGGACTTCGAATACGAACCGCACCTGGAGCAGATTGCACCGCTGATCTTTCATTACTATCTTTCGGCCACGCTCATGGAACTCATGTTCCAGACGAAGATAGGAGAATACTACGCAAGACAGAACGCTATGAAGAACGCTACAGACAACGCCCAGGAAGTGATCAGGGAGCTGACGCTGGCCTACAACAAAGCACGTCAGGCTTCGATCACCCAAGAGCTCATAGAAATCGTTACGGGAGCGGAAGCTCTGAAGGAAATAGAAAAATGA
- the atpA gene encoding F0F1 ATP synthase subunit alpha, whose product MRINPGEITKVLEEKIKSFEEKIDLEDTGKVIQVGDGIARVYGLNKVMVSELVEFVETGVKGVAFNLEEDNVGIIILGEYKDIKEGHTVRRLKRIIEVPVGEELLGRVVNPLGEPLDGKGPINAKNFRPIEIKAPGVIYRKPVDTPLQTGIKAIDSMIPIGRGQRELIIGDRQTGKTAIAIDTIINQKGQGVYCIYVAIGQKKSAIARIIDKLRQYGAMEYTTVVVASASDPASLQYIAPYAGCAMGEYFAYSGRDALVVYDDLSKHAVAYRQLSLLMRRPPGREAYPGDIFYLHSRLLERAVRLNDKLGGGSLTALPIVETQANDISAYIPTNVISITDGQIYLEPGLFYAGQRPAINVGLSVSRVGGSAQIKAMKQVAGMLRIDLAQYRELETFAQFATELDPATRAQIIRGQRLMELLKQEQYSPMPVEEQVVVLFVGVRGYLDDLPVEEVRRFEKEFLRFMHEKHQDILDDIKTKKELTSETEEKLKKAIEEFKTTFRV is encoded by the coding sequence TTGAGAATAAATCCTGGTGAAATCACGAAGGTTCTCGAAGAGAAGATAAAAAGTTTTGAGGAGAAGATCGATCTCGAGGACACAGGTAAGGTCATCCAGGTTGGAGACGGCATAGCCCGTGTGTACGGGTTGAACAAGGTGATGGTGAGTGAGCTCGTGGAATTCGTCGAAACTGGAGTCAAAGGAGTCGCCTTCAACCTGGAAGAGGACAACGTTGGTATCATCATACTCGGTGAATACAAAGATATAAAAGAAGGGCACACCGTCAGAAGATTGAAAAGGATCATAGAAGTGCCGGTTGGAGAAGAGCTCCTCGGTAGGGTCGTCAATCCTCTTGGAGAACCGCTCGATGGAAAGGGCCCAATAAACGCAAAGAACTTCAGACCGATAGAAATAAAAGCCCCCGGTGTCATCTACAGGAAACCCGTCGATACACCTCTTCAGACAGGGATAAAGGCGATCGACTCCATGATCCCCATTGGAAGGGGCCAGAGAGAGCTGATCATAGGAGATAGGCAGACGGGAAAAACGGCCATCGCTATAGACACCATCATCAACCAGAAAGGGCAGGGTGTGTACTGCATTTACGTGGCGATAGGTCAGAAAAAGTCCGCTATTGCAAGGATCATCGATAAACTCAGACAGTACGGAGCCATGGAGTACACAACGGTGGTTGTGGCCTCCGCTTCCGATCCAGCATCTCTCCAGTACATAGCACCGTACGCGGGCTGTGCCATGGGAGAGTACTTCGCATATTCCGGAAGGGATGCCCTCGTGGTCTATGACGATCTTTCGAAACACGCCGTCGCCTACAGACAGCTCTCACTTCTCATGAGAAGGCCCCCGGGAAGAGAGGCTTATCCTGGGGACATCTTCTATCTACACTCCAGACTCCTTGAGAGGGCCGTCAGACTGAACGACAAACTCGGTGGAGGATCCCTCACGGCTCTACCCATCGTTGAAACTCAGGCGAACGATATATCCGCCTACATTCCGACGAACGTGATATCCATCACTGACGGTCAGATATACCTCGAGCCCGGATTGTTCTACGCCGGTCAGAGACCTGCTATCAACGTTGGTCTGTCTGTTTCCAGGGTTGGAGGATCTGCACAGATCAAAGCAATGAAACAGGTCGCCGGTATGTTGAGAATTGATCTTGCACAGTACAGAGAACTCGAAACGTTCGCTCAGTTTGCCACAGAACTGGATCCAGCTACCAGAGCCCAGATCATAAGAGGACAGAGGCTCATGGAACTTCTGAAACAGGAACAGTACAGTCCTATGCCCGTTGAAGAGCAGGTCGTCGTTCTCTTCGTAGGTGTCAGGGGATACCTCGATGATCTCCCAGTGGAGGAAGTCAGAAGATTCGAGAAGGAATTTCTCAGATTTATGCACGAAAAGCACCAGGATATCCTCGACGACATAAAGACGAAAAAAGAACTGACTTCGGAAACGGAAGAAAAACTCAAGAAAGCCATTGAAGAATTCAAAACCACTTTCAGGGTGTGA
- a CDS encoding F0F1 ATP synthase subunit delta → MRFSAVAGRYARALLNVAIEKEKEEEYLRFLDLVCQIYESSRELFDDPILKPEKKISLIKEIMKSFGQEMDEFQERFLTLVFERKRQKLLRNIRELFEYEKILSEQKVPANLSIAHSPEDEELSLLRKFVRKYVLRDPVFDISIDESLIAGALVEFEGFRLDTTVQGRLKKIAREALKRGEMS, encoded by the coding sequence ATGAGGTTCTCTGCGGTGGCGGGAAGATACGCCAGAGCACTTTTAAACGTTGCAATAGAAAAAGAAAAAGAAGAGGAATACCTGAGATTCCTGGATCTTGTGTGCCAGATTTACGAATCAAGCAGGGAACTGTTTGACGATCCCATCTTGAAACCAGAAAAGAAGATTTCTCTCATAAAAGAGATAATGAAAAGTTTCGGCCAGGAAATGGATGAGTTTCAGGAACGATTTTTAACGCTCGTGTTTGAGAGAAAAAGGCAAAAGCTGTTGAGAAACATCAGGGAACTGTTTGAGTACGAGAAGATCCTGTCGGAGCAGAAAGTTCCGGCAAATCTATCGATAGCCCACAGCCCAGAAGATGAAGAACTTTCTCTCCTCAGAAAGTTCGTGAGAAAGTACGTTCTCAGAGATCCTGTTTTCGATATTTCCATCGACGAATCTCTCATAGCGGGTGCTCTCGTTGAATTCGAAGGATTCAGACTGGATACGACGGTTCAGGGCAGGTTGAAGAAAATCGCCCGAGAAGCCCTCAAAAGGGGTGAGATGAGTTGA
- the atpF gene encoding F0F1 ATP synthase subunit B, translating to MGFLEINWTSATMLMLFVLMVYFLNKFLYTPFIEMAEKRRKKVEEDLKSAEQLKEEAEKMRSDAERFLSEARQRADEIVESARKEAEAIVEEAREKAKKEAQNIVESAKAQIEVEYKKALEQIQERAAELSVILATKLLQKVFQDEKAKREYLVKILKEEIEKS from the coding sequence TTGGGCTTTCTGGAGATAAACTGGACCTCAGCAACAATGCTGATGCTCTTTGTGCTCATGGTGTACTTTTTGAACAAATTCCTCTACACGCCGTTCATTGAGATGGCGGAGAAGAGAAGGAAAAAGGTGGAAGAGGATCTCAAAAGTGCCGAACAACTGAAAGAAGAAGCCGAGAAGATGAGATCCGATGCTGAGAGATTTCTCTCCGAAGCAAGGCAGAGAGCGGATGAAATCGTAGAAAGTGCCAGGAAAGAAGCCGAAGCGATCGTTGAAGAAGCGCGTGAGAAGGCAAAGAAAGAGGCGCAGAACATCGTGGAATCTGCAAAAGCACAGATAGAAGTTGAATACAAGAAAGCTCTGGAACAGATTCAGGAAAGAGCCGCAGAACTTTCCGTAATACTCGCTACCAAGCTCCTACAGAAGGTGTTTCAGGATGAAAAAGCAAAAAGAGAGTACCTCGTCAAAATCCTCAAAGAGGAGATAGAAAAGTCATGA
- a CDS encoding F0F1 ATP synthase subunit C yields the protein MENLGDLAQGLALLGKYLGAGLCMGIGAIGPGIGEGNIGAHAMDAMARQPEMVGTITTRMLLADAVAETTGIYSLLIAFMILLVV from the coding sequence ATGGAAAATCTTGGAGATCTCGCTCAGGGACTGGCGCTTCTTGGGAAATATCTCGGAGCAGGACTCTGTATGGGAATAGGAGCTATCGGTCCCGGAATAGGAGAAGGTAACATAGGAGCCCACGCGATGGACGCCATGGCAAGACAACCCGAGATGGTCGGTACCATCACCACGAGGATGCTCCTCGCTGACGCCGTTGCCGAAACAACAGGTATATACTCTCTTCTCATAGCCTTCATGATCCTCCTCGTGGTGTGA
- the atpB gene encoding F0F1 ATP synthase subunit A yields the protein MKITFSKKEKVFLAVFISLYVLVAILNIQQLKRTPMEEIFGGLGKRWIVDINGFRINPMTIIIGAAIAIFLIVLAYKLRKFEMIPNRKQAFIESILEMFYEIVDESIPDKRFVKPTFVVATTLFLFIAVSNIIGGAVPGMSVVADETGAVQKIVLFNDTWPAPTGDLNTDLTYAVMVLIISHIFAIKSKGFKEWLKAWFYPNPVMFPINLIGELAKPISHSLRLFGNIGGGAILVYILSYMTKYFFAPIIFWGFFGIFVGLVQAFVFSMLAVAYISSQLS from the coding sequence TTGAAGATCACGTTCTCAAAAAAAGAAAAAGTGTTTCTTGCTGTCTTCATTTCTCTCTACGTTCTTGTCGCCATCCTGAATATCCAACAACTGAAAAGGACACCCATGGAAGAGATATTCGGTGGCCTTGGCAAAAGATGGATCGTGGACATAAACGGCTTCAGGATCAATCCCATGACTATTATCATTGGGGCAGCTATAGCTATCTTTCTGATAGTGCTCGCGTACAAATTGAGAAAGTTCGAAATGATTCCAAACAGAAAGCAGGCTTTTATTGAATCGATCCTCGAGATGTTTTACGAAATCGTTGACGAATCGATCCCGGATAAGAGATTTGTGAAACCCACTTTTGTAGTAGCAACAACACTGTTCCTCTTCATCGCCGTCTCGAACATAATAGGTGGAGCGGTGCCAGGCATGAGCGTGGTCGCCGATGAAACCGGAGCTGTTCAGAAGATAGTTCTCTTCAACGACACTTGGCCGGCACCAACAGGAGATTTGAACACCGATCTCACCTACGCCGTTATGGTCCTCATCATCAGCCATATCTTTGCCATAAAGTCCAAGGGATTCAAAGAATGGCTGAAAGCCTGGTTCTACCCAAATCCAGTTATGTTCCCAATAAACCTCATCGGTGAACTGGCAAAACCCATTTCCCATTCTCTGAGGTTGTTTGGTAACATAGGAGGTGGTGCAATACTCGTTTACATCCTATCTTACATGACGAAGTACTTCTTCGCTCCCATAATCTTCTGGGGATTCTTCGGTATCTTCGTTGGTCTGGTTCAGGCGTTCGTGTTCAGTATGCTTGCGGTTGCATACATCAGTTCACAACTTTCGTAA
- a CDS encoding ATP synthase subunit I yields the protein MIKVKRLTKKMAVTIMIMGMVEALVFGLISGFEKSWGPLLGSAGAVLNLFSLKNDIEKMASKGTTKGWVFGYLGRYTFSAALLLVGGLVSFETLLGVFFGLMNLKIVSFIAWRWTD from the coding sequence ATGATAAAAGTGAAAAGGTTAACAAAAAAGATGGCAGTGACGATAATGATAATGGGAATGGTTGAAGCACTCGTTTTTGGCTTGATAAGCGGTTTCGAAAAGAGCTGGGGTCCACTCCTTGGAAGTGCTGGAGCCGTATTGAATCTCTTCTCTTTGAAAAACGACATAGAAAAGATGGCTTCCAAGGGAACCACGAAAGGCTGGGTCTTCGGATACCTGGGAAGATACACCTTCAGTGCGGCGCTTCTTCTTGTGGGTGGCCTTGTATCTTTTGAAACTCTCCTGGGGGTTTTCTTCGGTCTGATGAATTTGAAGATAGTCTCTTTCATAGCGTGGAGGTGGACGGATTGA
- a CDS encoding AtpZ/AtpI family protein, which yields MSISRNLFRDFGKYNMVVMFITTLISNIAVGALIGYYLDKWTFKNGILLFVFIILGVVSGFYNGFKILLKETERYDKSEKVNKKDGSDDNDNGNG from the coding sequence ATGTCTATTTCGAGAAATCTTTTCAGGGACTTTGGAAAGTACAACATGGTTGTCATGTTCATAACGACTCTCATTTCGAACATCGCTGTCGGTGCCTTGATCGGGTACTATCTGGATAAATGGACCTTCAAAAACGGAATTTTACTGTTTGTTTTTATAATTTTAGGAGTTGTTTCAGGATTCTATAACGGTTTCAAAATCCTTTTGAAAGAAACTGAGAGGTATGATAAAAGTGAAAAGGTTAACAAAAAAGATGGCAGTGACGATAATGATAATGGGAATGGTTGA
- a CDS encoding chemotaxis protein CheX, whose translation MDAKIVNSLIRSVYETIRDVLGIEPKTGKPSVVSHIEIPHSLVTVIGITGGIEGSLIYSFSSETALKVVSAMMGGMEYNQLDELALSAIGELGNMTAGKLAVKLEQLGKHVDITPPTVVSGRDLKIKSFGAVLKLPISVFSEEDFDLHLSVKSGA comes from the coding sequence GTGGATGCAAAAATCGTGAACTCCCTCATTAGATCGGTTTATGAGACCATCAGAGATGTTCTGGGAATAGAACCGAAAACGGGAAAACCCAGCGTCGTATCACACATAGAGATTCCCCACTCGTTGGTGACGGTCATTGGAATAACAGGCGGAATAGAAGGTAGCCTCATCTATTCTTTCTCGTCAGAGACGGCACTGAAAGTGGTTTCTGCTATGATGGGTGGAATGGAGTACAACCAACTCGATGAACTTGCCCTGAGTGCGATAGGAGAACTCGGAAACATGACAGCTGGGAAACTGGCGGTAAAACTCGAGCAGCTTGGAAAACATGTGGATATCACTCCGCCAACCGTGGTGAGTGGAAGGGACCTCAAAATAAAGAGTTTTGGCGCCGTTTTGAAACTTCCGATCTCTGTATTTTCAGAAGAAGATTTCGATCTTCACCTTTCGGTGAAGAGCGGAGCGTGA
- the polA gene encoding DNA polymerase I, giving the protein MARLFLFDGTALAYRAYYALDRSLSTSAGIPTNATYGVARMLVRFIKDHIIVGKDYAAVAFDKRAATFRHKLLETYKAQRPKTPDLLIQQLPYIKRLVEALGMKVLEIEGYEADDIIATLAVKGLSLFDEIFIVTGDKDMLQLVNEKIKVWRIVKGISDLELYDAQKVKEKYGVEPHQIPDLLALTGDEIDNIPGVTGIGEKTAVQLLEKYRDLEDILNHIHELPQKTRKTMLRDRESAILSKKLAILETNVPIEINWEELRYQGHDREKLLSLLKELEFASIMKELQLYEESEPVGYRIVKDPVEFEKLVEKLKETPSFAIDLETSSLDPFECDIAGISLSFKPKEAYYIPLHHRNAQNLDEKEVLKKLKEILEDPGAKIVGQNLKFDYKVLMVKGVEPVPPHFDTMIAAYLLEPNEKKFNLDDLALKFLGYKMTSYQELMSFSSPLFGFSFVDVPVEKAANYSCEDADITYRLYKMLSLKLHETDLENVFYKIEMPLVNVLARMELNGVYVDTEFLKKLSEEYGKKLEELAEEIYRIAGEPFNINSPKQVSRILFEKLGIKPRGKTTKTGDYSTRIEVLEELANEHEIIPLILEYRKIQKLKSTYIDALPKMVNPKTGRIHASFNQTGTATGRLSSSDPNLQNLPTKSEEGKEIRKAIVPQDPNWWIVSADYSQIELRILAHLSGDENLLRAFEEGIDVHTLTASRIFNVKPEEVTEEMRRAGKMVNFSIIYGVTPYGLSVRLGVPVKEAEKMIVNYFVLYPKVRDYIQKVVSEAKEKGYVRTLFGRKRDIPQLMARDRNIQSEGERIAINTPIQGTAADIIKLAMIEIDRELKKRKMKSKMIIQVHDELVFEVPDEEKDALVELVKDRMMNVVKLSVPLEVDVTIGKTWS; this is encoded by the coding sequence ATGGCGAGGCTATTTCTCTTTGATGGAACCGCTCTGGCTTACAGAGCGTATTATGCGCTCGATAGATCGCTTTCCACCTCCGCCGGCATTCCCACAAACGCCACGTACGGTGTGGCGAGGATGCTGGTGAGATTCATCAAAGACCATATCATCGTCGGGAAAGACTACGCTGCTGTGGCTTTCGACAAAAGAGCTGCTACCTTCAGGCACAAGCTCCTCGAGACTTACAAGGCTCAAAGACCAAAGACTCCGGATCTCCTGATCCAGCAACTTCCGTACATAAAAAGACTTGTTGAAGCACTTGGAATGAAGGTGCTGGAGATAGAGGGATACGAAGCAGACGATATAATTGCCACTCTGGCTGTGAAGGGGCTTTCGCTTTTCGACGAGATATTCATAGTGACTGGTGACAAAGATATGCTTCAGCTTGTGAACGAAAAGATCAAGGTGTGGCGAATCGTAAAAGGGATCTCCGACCTGGAACTTTACGATGCACAGAAGGTGAAGGAAAAATACGGTGTTGAACCCCATCAGATTCCCGATCTTCTGGCTCTAACCGGAGACGAAATAGACAACATCCCCGGTGTGACCGGGATAGGTGAAAAAACGGCCGTTCAGCTCCTCGAGAAATACAGAGACCTCGAAGACATCCTGAATCATATTCACGAACTTCCTCAAAAGACGAGAAAAACCATGCTTCGGGACAGAGAAAGTGCCATTCTCAGCAAAAAGCTGGCGATTCTGGAAACAAACGTTCCCATCGAAATAAACTGGGAAGAACTTCGCTACCAGGGCCACGACAGAGAGAAACTCCTGTCACTCTTGAAAGAACTGGAATTCGCATCCATCATGAAGGAACTCCAACTGTACGAAGAGTCCGAACCTGTTGGATACAGAATAGTGAAAGATCCGGTGGAATTTGAAAAACTCGTAGAGAAGCTGAAAGAAACCCCTTCGTTTGCCATAGATCTTGAAACGTCTTCCCTCGATCCCTTCGAATGCGACATTGCTGGTATTTCCTTGTCATTCAAACCGAAGGAAGCGTACTACATACCACTCCATCACAGAAACGCCCAGAACCTGGATGAAAAAGAGGTCTTGAAAAAGCTAAAAGAAATACTGGAAGATCCTGGAGCAAAGATCGTTGGTCAAAATCTGAAATTCGATTACAAAGTTTTGATGGTGAAGGGTGTTGAACCTGTCCCTCCACACTTTGACACGATGATAGCGGCTTATCTTCTTGAACCGAACGAAAAGAAGTTCAATCTGGACGATCTCGCACTGAAGTTTCTTGGATACAAAATGACCTCTTACCAGGAACTCATGTCCTTCTCATCACCGCTGTTTGGTTTCAGTTTTGTCGATGTTCCTGTGGAAAAAGCAGCGAACTACTCCTGTGAAGACGCGGACATCACCTACAGGCTTTACAAGATGCTGAGTTTGAAACTTCACGAGACGGATCTGGAGAACGTGTTCTACAAGATAGAAATGCCCCTTGTGAACGTACTTGCACGGATGGAACTGAACGGTGTGTATGTGGACACAGAGTTTCTGAAGAAACTCTCAGAAGAGTACGGAAAGAAACTCGAGGAACTGGCAGAGGAAATATACAGGATAGCCGGAGAACCGTTCAACATAAACTCACCAAAGCAGGTTTCAAGGATCCTCTTTGAAAAACTCGGTATAAAACCACGTGGTAAAACGACGAAAACGGGAGATTACTCAACACGTATAGAAGTTCTTGAGGAACTTGCCAATGAACATGAAATTATTCCTTTGATTCTCGAATACAGAAAGATACAGAAATTGAAATCAACCTACATAGACGCCCTCCCAAAGATGGTCAACCCAAAAACCGGAAGGATTCATGCTTCTTTCAATCAAACGGGAACTGCCACCGGAAGACTCAGCAGCAGTGATCCCAACCTTCAGAATCTCCCAACGAAGAGTGAAGAAGGCAAAGAAATCAGGAAAGCGATTGTTCCTCAGGATCCAAACTGGTGGATCGTCAGCGCCGACTACTCCCAGATAGAACTGAGGATACTCGCCCATCTCAGCGGTGATGAGAATCTTTTGAGGGCGTTCGAAGAAGGCATCGACGTCCACACTCTAACGGCTTCCAGAATATTCAACGTGAAGCCCGAAGAGGTAACTGAAGAGATGCGCCGCGCTGGTAAGATGGTGAACTTCTCTATCATATACGGTGTAACACCTTATGGTCTGTCTGTGAGGCTTGGAGTACCTGTGAAAGAGGCAGAAAAGATGATTGTCAACTACTTCGTTCTCTATCCAAAGGTGCGCGACTACATTCAGAAGGTCGTATCGGAAGCAAAAGAGAAAGGCTATGTTAGAACGCTGTTCGGAAGAAAAAGGGACATTCCACAGCTCATGGCCAGGGACAGAAACATACAGTCCGAAGGAGAACGAATTGCTATAAACACCCCCATACAGGGCACAGCAGCAGATATAATAAAATTGGCTATGATAGAAATAGACAGAGAACTGAAAAAAAGAAAAATGAAATCGAAAATGATCATACAGGTCCACGATGAACTGGTTTTTGAAGTACCCGACGAGGAAAAAGACGCACTCGTCGAACTGGTGAAGGACAGAATGATGAACGTGGTGAAACTTTCAGTGCCGCTTGAAGTGGATGTAACCATCGGCAAAACATGGTCGTGA
- a CDS encoding carboxymuconolactone decarboxylase family protein codes for MEYKKFVETRRELNEKVISRGTLNTKRFFNLDSAVYRSGKLDVKTKELMGLVASTVLRCDDCIRYHLVRCVQEGASDEEIFEALDIALVVGGSIVIPHLRRAVGFLEELREMEKNGEAISL; via the coding sequence GTGGAGTACAAAAAGTTTGTAGAAACAAGAAGAGAGCTGAACGAGAAAGTGATATCCCGTGGAACTCTAAACACGAAGAGATTTTTCAACCTCGACTCCGCTGTTTACAGGTCTGGAAAACTCGATGTGAAAACCAAAGAACTGATGGGGCTCGTAGCATCCACGGTGCTCAGGTGCGATGATTGTATAAGGTACCACCTCGTGAGGTGTGTTCAGGAGGGAGCGAGCGACGAGGAGATATTCGAAGCCCTTGACATCGCTCTTGTGGTTGGTGGCTCCATCGTGATACCACACCTGAGAAGAGCTGTTGGCTTCCTTGAAGAGCTGAGGGAGATGGAGAAAAATGGCGAGGCTATTTCTCTTTGA